Proteins from one Armatimonadota bacterium genomic window:
- a CDS encoding fucose isomerase, producing MKIGIISFTDGRKRVADSVEEICFGFQREIAQWFKRKGHTVVEGRKIVWNHATVRSEAARVTRANCDVVIFNFSVWSFPDLTVQAAALVEAPILCLGNLNPSQPGWVAFFASVGALDEVGIPYGRALGDIKDPRVQAQVLDFLSQHQPDARTQGRAAAARLYGQRYGEFDGPSMGMYTGHIDQSQWLAQFGVHVYHRSQLTLVDMAKRIAPKRVQAGLEWLEANVAKIHWDGDMLTPGLDGTLARQVRLYLAMKDFCRQEGIDFCGITGQLDLTESPEHCVADVPEALLNDVVDWEDDPKAPIICATECDSNGALTMQILHLLTGTPVLFADLRHYHEELDVYDLVNSGEHAPYLAKRSRDWRQNWKQVHLRPASKFYFVGGGASVQFYADPAPQVTFARITRKSGEHQMHIFTGSFVKLPKTKMEALAKQTTYEWPHAFARFDVSYPRFAAEFRCNHLHAAIGDYVGQLIAAAEALGIEPVVLR from the coding sequence ATGAAGATCGGCATCATCAGCTTCACCGACGGGCGCAAGCGCGTCGCCGACTCGGTCGAGGAGATCTGCTTCGGGTTCCAGCGCGAGATCGCCCAGTGGTTCAAGCGCAAGGGGCACACCGTGGTAGAGGGCCGCAAGATCGTTTGGAACCACGCCACCGTCCGCAGCGAGGCGGCCCGCGTCACCCGCGCCAACTGCGATGTGGTCATCTTCAACTTCTCGGTATGGTCGTTCCCCGACCTGACGGTGCAGGCGGCGGCGCTGGTGGAGGCGCCGATCCTGTGCCTGGGCAACCTCAACCCCAGCCAGCCGGGGTGGGTGGCGTTCTTCGCTTCGGTGGGGGCGCTCGACGAGGTCGGCATCCCCTACGGGCGGGCGCTGGGTGACATCAAGGATCCGCGCGTTCAGGCGCAGGTGCTCGATTTCTTGTCCCAGCACCAGCCCGACGCCCGGACGCAGGGGCGCGCCGCCGCCGCCCGCCTCTACGGCCAGCGCTACGGCGAGTTCGACGGCCCCTCCATGGGCATGTACACCGGCCACATTGACCAGAGCCAGTGGCTGGCGCAGTTCGGGGTGCACGTCTATCATCGCAGCCAGCTGACCCTGGTGGACATGGCCAAGCGCATCGCGCCCAAGCGCGTGCAGGCGGGCCTGGAGTGGCTGGAGGCCAATGTCGCCAAGATCCACTGGGACGGTGACATGCTGACCCCCGGCCTCGACGGCACCCTCGCCAGGCAGGTGCGCCTGTACCTGGCGATGAAGGACTTCTGCCGCCAGGAGGGGATTGACTTCTGCGGCATCACCGGCCAGCTCGACCTCACCGAGAGCCCGGAGCACTGCGTCGCCGACGTTCCCGAGGCCCTGCTCAATGATGTCGTGGACTGGGAGGACGACCCCAAGGCGCCCATCATCTGCGCCACCGAGTGCGACTCCAACGGCGCGCTGACCATGCAGATTCTGCATCTGCTGACGGGCACGCCGGTGCTCTTCGCCGACCTGCGCCACTACCACGAGGAGCTTGACGTTTACGACCTGGTGAACTCCGGCGAGCACGCGCCCTACCTCGCCAAGCGCAGCCGCGACTGGCGTCAGAACTGGAAACAGGTGCACCTGCGGCCGGCGAGCAAGTTCTACTTCGTTGGCGGCGGGGCGTCGGTGCAGTTCTATGCCGACCCCGCGCCACAGGTCACCTTCGCCCGCATCACCCGCAAGAGCGGCGAGCACCAGATGCACATCTTCACCGGCTCCTTCGTCAAGCTGCCGAAGACGAAGATGGAGGCGCTGGCAAAGCAGACGACCTACGAATGGCCGCACGCGTTCGCGCGCTTCGATGTGTCGTACCCGCGGTTCGCGGCCGAGTTCCGCTGCAACCACCTGCACGCGGCCATCGGCGACTACGTGGGGCAGCTCATCGCCGCCGCCGAGGCGCTGGGGATCGAGCCGGTAGTGCTGAGGTGA
- a CDS encoding archease produces MNDAQPPYRFEVRDHAADKAATAYGRTLDEVFAAAAYAMFDLMFDLGTVRPVTRRRIEIEAPSSEELLRQWLAELLFLFDTEKLVFGEFSVQVEGAAAPAGAPWRLSATARGQRYSEHLGRRGAVVKAVTYHHFALCPPAAPGGDWTAEMVFDV; encoded by the coding sequence ATGAATGACGCGCAGCCGCCATATCGCTTCGAGGTGCGGGATCACGCCGCCGACAAGGCGGCCACCGCCTACGGCCGGACGCTCGACGAGGTGTTCGCCGCCGCCGCTTACGCCATGTTCGATCTCATGTTCGACCTGGGGACGGTGCGCCCCGTGACCCGGCGCCGGATCGAAATCGAGGCGCCGTCCAGCGAGGAGCTGCTGCGGCAGTGGCTGGCTGAGCTGCTGTTCCTGTTCGATACGGAGAAGCTGGTTTTTGGCGAATTCTCGGTGCAGGTGGAAGGGGCGGCGGCGCCGGCGGGTGCGCCGTGGCGCCTAAGCGCGACCGCGCGAGGGCAGCGCTATTCCGAGCACCTTGGCCGCCGCGGGGCGGTGGTCAAGGCGGTGACGTACCACCACTTCGCCCTGTGTCCGCCCGCGGCCCCCGGCGGCGACTGGACGGCGGAGATGGTGTTCGACGTGTGA
- the recJ gene encoding single-stranded-DNA-specific exonuclease RecJ: MRHSILGAVWQQLPADPDACARLTGDLGLAPLVARALVARGITEAAHAQTYLRGGLHDLHDPSLMRDMSQAVAALRRAIDSRLPIRIYGDYDADGITATALLVRALSALGATVDYYLPHRIEEGYGLNAPAVEQAAREGVKLLVTVDCGISDTAELERARALGLEVIVTDHHEPPPALPPAAAVLNPRRPDCPYPFKELSGVGVAYKLLAALAADLGLRAGAEHAFLDLVAIGTIADVVPLTGENRLLVRHGLAALNQTRKCGIAALLRGASITPPVTSRNIAFGLAPRLNAAGRLDHARVAAALLLTSDPAEAARLAEHVSNLNAQRQEQERRVLESAQELIAAEVDLERERLILLAREDWHPGVVGIVASRLVERHHRPVVLIALDGGRAKGSARSIPGFHMYEALCRCSSLLDDFGGHALAAGLSVAPENVGSLRDQLLAHAAATLGPEDLVPRTPFDAWAQLADLSLEVVAELDNLSPFGAGNPRPLIAIGDITVQARETCGGDHQHLRLTFGDGAQSAHAIWFGGGHLADRIPPGAAVDVCAAPEIDEWNGRRALSLRMCDLAL, from the coding sequence GTGCGACACAGCATCCTTGGCGCCGTCTGGCAGCAGCTCCCCGCGGATCCCGACGCCTGCGCGCGTCTGACCGGCGACCTCGGTCTCGCCCCTCTGGTCGCCCGCGCCCTGGTCGCCCGCGGCATCACCGAGGCCGCCCACGCGCAGACCTACCTGCGCGGCGGCCTCCACGACCTCCACGATCCCTCGCTCATGCGCGACATGTCGCAGGCGGTTGCCGCCCTGCGCCGCGCGATCGACTCCCGTCTGCCCATCCGCATCTACGGCGACTACGACGCCGACGGCATCACCGCCACCGCCCTGCTCGTGCGCGCCCTGTCGGCGCTGGGCGCGACCGTGGACTATTACCTGCCCCACCGCATTGAGGAGGGATACGGCCTCAACGCGCCGGCCGTCGAACAGGCCGCCCGCGAGGGAGTCAAGCTGCTGGTGACCGTGGACTGCGGCATCAGCGACACCGCCGAGCTCGAGCGCGCCCGCGCCCTGGGGCTCGAGGTCATCGTCACCGATCACCACGAGCCCCCGCCCGCGCTCCCTCCCGCCGCCGCCGTCCTCAATCCCAGGCGGCCGGACTGCCCCTATCCCTTCAAGGAGCTATCCGGGGTCGGGGTAGCCTACAAGCTGCTGGCGGCGCTCGCCGCCGACCTCGGTTTGCGCGCGGGCGCGGAGCACGCATTTCTCGATCTCGTCGCCATCGGCACCATCGCCGATGTCGTCCCCCTCACCGGGGAAAACCGCCTGCTGGTCAGGCATGGCCTGGCCGCTCTCAACCAGACGCGCAAGTGCGGCATCGCCGCCCTGCTGCGCGGCGCCTCCATTACTCCGCCCGTCACCAGCCGCAACATCGCCTTCGGACTCGCTCCGCGCCTCAACGCCGCCGGCCGGCTCGACCACGCGCGTGTCGCCGCGGCCCTCTTGCTGACCTCCGATCCGGCCGAGGCCGCCCGGCTCGCCGAGCACGTCAGCAACCTCAACGCGCAGCGCCAGGAGCAGGAACGCCGCGTCCTGGAGTCGGCGCAGGAGCTGATCGCGGCCGAGGTGGACCTCGAGCGCGAGCGCCTGATCCTGCTCGCCCGCGAGGACTGGCACCCGGGGGTCGTCGGCATCGTCGCCTCCCGGCTGGTCGAGCGCCATCATCGCCCGGTGGTGCTCATCGCCCTCGACGGCGGGCGCGCCAAGGGCTCCGCGCGCAGCATCCCGGGGTTCCACATGTACGAAGCCCTCTGCCGCTGCTCGTCGCTGCTCGACGACTTCGGCGGTCATGCCTTGGCCGCGGGGCTGTCTGTCGCGCCCGAGAACGTCGGCTCGCTCCGCGACCAGTTGCTCGCCCATGCGGCCGCGACTCTGGGCCCCGAGGATCTCGTTCCCCGGACCCCATTTGACGCCTGGGCGCAGCTCGCCGACCTGAGCCTGGAGGTCGTCGCCGAGCTGGACAACCTGTCCCCCTTCGGCGCCGGCAATCCGCGCCCCCTGATCGCAATCGGCGACATCACCGTGCAGGCGCGCGAGACCTGCGGGGGGGACCACCAGCACCTGCGTCTGACCTTCGGGGACGGGGCCCAGTCGGCGCACGCCATCTGGTTTGGCGGCGGACACCTGGCCGACCGCATCCCGCCTGGGGCCGCGGTGGATGTCTGCGCCGCACCCGAGATAGACGAATGGAACGGTCGCCGTGCGCTCTCGCTGAGAATGTGCGACCTGGCCCTGTAG
- a CDS encoding cation diffusion facilitator family transporter has protein sequence MNSDRLAEQGQLKARVARLSVISNSLLTAAKLAVGLAIGSIAVIAEALHSGVDLVAAAMAWWSVRKASQPADVTHPFGHGKFESLSAIIEGALIFVAAVAIIWIAVARVIAGGREVRLPLVGLAIMLVSAAVNVVVSTVLFRAADETESPALEADAWHLRTDVYTSLGVLVGMGGIYLVRAAGLPGDHFIDPLAAVIVSLLISHAAWGISRRSLGQLTDAMLPSPERRLIERLIAEHYPQFVNYHRLRSRRAGSERHIDLHLVLPPDTHISDAHQLCDHLEEDIRRALPNVHALIHVEPEGHQD, from the coding sequence ATGAACTCGGATAGGCTGGCCGAACAGGGGCAACTCAAGGCGCGGGTTGCCCGTCTGTCGGTGATCTCCAACTCCTTGCTGACGGCCGCCAAGCTCGCGGTCGGGTTGGCCATCGGCTCCATCGCCGTCATCGCCGAGGCGCTCCACTCGGGGGTGGACCTGGTCGCCGCCGCCATGGCGTGGTGGTCGGTGCGCAAGGCCTCTCAGCCGGCCGACGTCACTCACCCCTTCGGCCATGGCAAGTTCGAGAGCCTCTCCGCGATCATCGAGGGCGCGCTCATCTTCGTCGCCGCCGTCGCCATCATCTGGATCGCCGTCGCTCGCGTCATCGCCGGCGGCCGCGAGGTGCGGTTACCCCTCGTCGGGCTCGCCATCATGCTCGTCTCGGCGGCCGTCAACGTGGTCGTCTCGACCGTCCTCTTCCGCGCCGCCGACGAGACCGAATCCCCCGCCCTCGAGGCCGACGCCTGGCACCTGCGCACTGACGTTTACACCAGCCTCGGGGTCCTCGTCGGCATGGGCGGCATCTACCTCGTGCGCGCAGCGGGGCTCCCCGGCGACCATTTCATTGACCCCCTGGCCGCGGTCATCGTCTCCCTGCTCATCAGTCATGCGGCATGGGGCATCAGCCGACGCTCACTCGGCCAGTTGACCGACGCCATGCTGCCGTCGCCCGAGCGTCGGCTGATCGAGCGACTCATCGCCGAGCACTACCCGCAGTTCGTCAACTACCACCGCTTGCGCTCGCGCCGCGCCGGCTCCGAGCGCCACATAGACCTCCATCTCGTCCTGCCCCCCGACACCCACATCTCCGACGCCCACCAGCTGTGCGACCACCTGGAAGAGGACATCCGCCGCGCGCTGCCGAATGTTCACGCGTTGATCCACGTCGAGCCCGAGGGCCACCAAGACTGA
- the secF gene encoding protein translocase subunit SecF — MVELFRGRKWDLVGLRNYWFALSLFIIVIGVYSLVTRGLAFGIDFTAGGQLTYQLGKSLSSQEVAPALAAIRSDVEKLGAHAEIQIAGAAIAPRNQILLHLQTASQQSGEMNAEIQDQARQILDLLQRRYPGVELVSTEMVGPLISHELVINAIMAVTVGLFLVSLWIIIRYDYKFSTCAMVALAHDVLILIGAFSLLGKRIDSPFVAVVLTVVGYSVHDTVVIFDRIRENLKLRKGSTFAETTNISLLETMARSVNTGLPALFAILALYLLGGATLRDFSLALLIGIASGTYSSIFNASQLLVVWKQRDERKRRPAGARPAPVARPAAPAPLAPPPAPAAREQREEPAPWGAGAAGSSSDAAVRGKARPRKKATKRKKRY, encoded by the coding sequence TTGGTCGAACTATTTCGAGGGCGCAAATGGGACCTGGTGGGCCTGCGCAACTACTGGTTCGCCCTGTCCCTCTTCATCATCGTCATCGGCGTCTACTCTCTGGTCACGCGCGGCCTGGCGTTCGGCATTGACTTTACCGCCGGCGGCCAGCTCACCTACCAGTTAGGGAAGTCGCTCAGCTCGCAGGAAGTGGCTCCGGCGCTTGCCGCTATCCGCAGCGATGTGGAGAAGCTCGGCGCACATGCCGAGATCCAGATCGCCGGCGCCGCCATCGCCCCCAGAAACCAGATCCTGCTCCATCTCCAGACCGCATCTCAGCAATCCGGCGAGATGAACGCCGAAATCCAGGACCAGGCGCGGCAAATCCTGGACCTACTCCAGCGACGCTACCCCGGCGTCGAGCTCGTCTCCACCGAAATGGTCGGGCCGCTCATCAGCCACGAGCTCGTCATCAATGCGATCATGGCGGTGACGGTCGGCTTGTTCCTGGTATCGCTGTGGATCATCATCCGCTACGACTACAAGTTCTCGACCTGCGCCATGGTCGCCCTCGCCCACGACGTGCTCATCCTGATCGGCGCCTTCTCGCTGCTGGGCAAACGCATCGACAGCCCCTTCGTGGCGGTGGTGCTGACCGTCGTTGGCTACTCGGTGCACGACACCGTGGTCATCTTCGACCGCATCCGGGAAAACCTCAAGCTGCGCAAGGGCTCGACTTTCGCGGAAACCACCAACATCAGCCTGCTGGAAACCATGGCCCGGTCGGTCAACACCGGTCTCCCCGCCCTGTTCGCCATTCTCGCGCTTTACCTCCTGGGCGGCGCCACCCTGCGCGACTTCTCCCTCGCCCTGCTCATCGGCATCGCCTCTGGAACCTACTCTTCCATCTTCAACGCCAGCCAGCTCCTCGTCGTATGGAAGCAGCGGGACGAGCGCAAGCGCCGGCCCGCCGGGGCGCGACCCGCGCCCGTCGCGCGCCCTGCCGCGCCGGCCCCGCTCGCCCCGCCTCCGGCGCCGGCCGCTCGCGAGCAGCGCGAAGAGCCGGCGCCCTGGGGCGCCGGCGCCGCCGGGTCCTCCTCCGACGCTGCCGTGCGGGGCAAGGCCAGGCCGCGCAAGAAGGCCACCAAGCGGAAGAAACGCTACTAG